From a region of the Monodelphis domestica isolate mMonDom1 chromosome 8, mMonDom1.pri, whole genome shotgun sequence genome:
- the NHS gene encoding actin remodeling regulator NHS isoform X3 codes for MSLGCCILKNAAVSNLDVESKLSVYYRAPWHQQRNIFLPATRPPCVEELHRQARQSLQALRREQRNRGDRGEQRGPGSLSVVAPPLPSLPSSYSRKRLDLKDRHFIALDSTRSSSPTECCHMTPWSRKSHPPEDEETDVMLGQRPKNPIHNIPSTLDKQTNWSKALPLPTPEEKMKQDAQVISSCIIPINVTGVGFDREASIRCSLVHSQSVLQRRRKLRRRKTISGIPRRVQQEIDSDESPVARERNVIVHANPDFSSNINRRSGTRDSECQTEEILIAAPSRRRIRAQRGQSIVASLSHSAGNISVLADNGNTMFTTAVSSRIRSRSLPREGARGSDAEHNIGAKTSAYEEETFMDNQERIPNKNTDAMSSQGSQEHQPSLGLTCSQHLHSPQHKSNERGRSRLSRMADSGSCEISSNSDTFGSPIHSISTAGVLLSSHMDQKDDHQSSSGNWSGSSSTCPSQTSETIPPAASPPLTGSSHCDSELSLNIAPNANEDSSVFVTENYNDHLDKVRGHRASSFTSTVADLLDDPNNSNTSDSEWNYLHHHHDASCRQDFSPEHPKADSLGCPSFTSMATYDSFLEKSPSDKADTSSHFSVDTEGYYTSMHFDCGLKGNKSYMCHYAATGPDSGQGTGVPPTFSDCTWQDYLDHRRHGRPSISFKKPKAKPAPPKRSSSLRKSDGSADIPEKKEPKISSGQHLPHSSREMKLPLEFSNTTSRMESIALTGKQEHSWMNQSDHGIKEPHLDTGDIPSFKDEGAESTHYADLWLLNDLKTNDPYRSLSNSSTATGTTVIECIKSPESSESQTSQSESRATTPSLPSVDNEFKLASPEKLAGLASPSSGYSSQSETPTSSFPTAFFSGPLSPGGSKRKPKVPERKSSLQHPSPKDGTMSLSKDLELPIIPPTHLDLSALHNVLNKPYHSRHPIHAFTHCKQNLVGETLNTIPPPSLAITPTVLKSVNLRSVNKSDEIKQKDDDNSELPYLQESTIMVATLSPSKTRPHGAKKSIPRQYCTEDIILSFVDSSPVETGPDKMHLEKNSISNVKNHSDQETVPAASNNLLETKATKDQMTIVRESFPEPALGKNCDVSADGLQRGSNGKITAAQGSGQDGNTEQVQKTFSVDWDNLAQAETGDKTLSLSLTDSLTRAATDMDSQLKHHLVMSHHHDKVPGHSCYESELTTINSLSEKHSEQESDFASGISTKSASDDRRTEETRASTEEVSLKESSPSDDSIISPFSEDSQADDDVFVSPNKPRTTEDLFAVIHRSKRKVLGRKDSGDISVRNKARAFPGGSSNSSAAAPSNTLSPSGNVATPANSQRSPGLIYRNAKKSNTSNEEFKLLLLKKGSRSDSSYRMSATEILKSPILPKSPGELPLDSPPSMEEPPQASSGAEALSPLSPCSPRVNAEGFSAKNFPMSASSRVGRSRAPPAASSSRYSVRCRLYNTPMQAISEGETENSDGSPHDDRSSQSST; via the exons TCCCATCCCCCAGAGGACGAGGAGACAGATGTCATGTTAGGACAGAGGCCGAAAAATCCAATACATAATATCCCTTCAACACTGGATAAGCAAACCAACTGGAGCAAAGCACTACCTCTCCCAACaccagaggaaaaaatgaaacaagatgCTCAAGTGATTTCTTCCTGTATTATCCCCATCAATGTCACGG GAGTTGGTTTTGACAGAGAGGCCAGTATACGCTGCTCTCTTGTTCATTCACAATCTGTACTACAGCGGAGACGAAAATTGAGGAGGCGGAAAACCATCTCTGGCATCCCCAGAAGAGTGCAACAAGAAATAG ATTCTGATGAATCGCCAGTGGCCAGGGAGCGGAATGTGATTGTGCATGCAAATCCAGACTTCTCCAGTAATATCAATAGGAGGTCGGGCACCAGGGATTCTGAATGCCAAACTGAGGAGATTCTCATTGCTGCTCCATCCAGAAGGAGAATCAGAGCGCAGAGAGGACAGAGCATTGTAGCTTCACTTTCTCATTCTGCTGGCAACATTTCGGTGTTGGCAGACAACGGCAACACCATGTTTACTACTGCGGTGAGCAGCCGCATTCGATCACGGAGTCTTCCCCGTGAGGGTGCTAGAGGCAGTGATGCTGAGCATAACATTGGTGCTAAAACCTCAGCCTATGAAGAGGAGACGTTTATGGACAACCAGGAAAGGATACCAAACAAGAATACCGATGCCATGAGCAGCCAAGGTTCACAGGAACACCAGCCCTCCTTGGGATTAACCTGCTCTCAACACCTCCACAGCCCCCAGCACAAGTCAAATGAAAGAGGGAGGTCAAGGTTGTCCAGGATGGCTGATTCCGGGAGCTGCGAAATTTCATCCAATTCCGACACCTTTGGGAGCCCAATTCACTCCATCTCCACAGCTGGAGTTCTCCTTAGCAGCCACATGGATCAGAAGGATGATCACCAGTCATCCAGTGGCAATTGGAGTGGGAGCAGCTCCACATGCCCCTCCCAAACCTCAGAAACCATACCCCCTGCCGCTTCTCCTCCACTGACTGGCTCTTCACACTGTGACTCGGAGTTGTCATTGAACATAGCCCCTAACGCCAATGAAGACTCGAGTGTCTTTGTGACAGAAAACTATAACGACCATCTGGATAAAGTGCGGGGCCATCGGGCAAGCTCCTTCACTTCCACGGTTGCAGACCTGCTCGATGACCCCAACAACAGTAACACCAGTGACAGCGAGTGGAACTACCTGCATCACCATCATGATGCCTCATGCCGCCAGGATTTTAGCCCGGAGCATCCCAAGGCAGACAGCTTGGGCTGCCCAAGCTTCACAAGTATGGCCACTTACGATAGCTTTCTAGAAAAATCGCCATCTGACAAAGCAGATACTAGCTCTCATTTTTCAGTGGATACTGAGGGATATTACACCTCCATGCACTTTGACTGTGGTCTCAAAGGTAATAAGAGTTACATGTGCCACTATGCAGCCACAGGCCCTGACAGTGGCCAGGGCACTGGTGTTCCTCCCACCTTCTCAGACTGTACTTGGCAGGACTACCTGGACCACAGGAGGCATGGAAGGCCAAGCATCTCTTTCAAGAAACCAAAGGCAAAGCCAGCCCCACCAAAACGCAGTTCATCTTTGAGGAAGTCTGATGGAAGTGCTGACATTCCTGAAAAGAAAGAACCAAAGATAAGCAGTGGGCAGCACCTGCCTCACAGTTCCAGGGAAATGAAATTGCCCCTTGAGTTCTCTAACACCACGTCTCGAATGGAAAGTATTGCTTTAACCGGCAAACAGGAACATTCCTGGATGAACCAGAGTGACCATGGAATAAAGGAGCCTCATTTGGACACTGGAGACATTCCATCATTCAAAGATGAAGGTGCTGAATCAACTCATTATGCAGATCTCTGGCTTCTAAATGACTTGAAAACTAATGATCCTTATAGGTCATTATCCAATTCGAGCACTGCTACAGGTACCACTGTCATTGAATGCATCAAATCACCAGAGAGTTCAGAATCGCAAACATCCCAATCTGAATCTAGAGCCACtactccatccctcccttctgtCGACAATGAGTTTAAATTAGCTTCTCCAGAGAAGTTGGCGGGCTTAGCATCGCCTTCGAGTGGCTACTCAAGCCAGTCTGAAACCCCAACCTCTTCTTTCCCCACAGCTTTCTTTTCTGGACCATTGTCTCCTGGAGGTAGTAAGAGAAAGCCAAAAGTCCCGGAAAGGAAATCCTCCCTTCAACACCCCTCTCCAAAAGATGGAACTATGTCTTTAAGCAAAGATCTTGAACTTCCAATTATACCTCCTACCCATCTTGACCTAAGTGCTCTTCATAATGTCTTGAACAAGCCCTATCACAGTAGACATCCAATCCATGCATTTACTCATTGTAAGCAGAATTTGGTAGGAGAAACACTCAACACTATTCCCCCACCATCCCTTGCAATTACACCAACAGTCCTGAAATCTGTTAACCTTAGGTCAGTTAATAAGTCTGATGAAATTAAACAAAAGGACGACGATAACTCAGAGCTACCTTATTTACAGGAATCTACTATCATGGTGGCCACCTTGTCTCCAAGCAAAACAAGGCCACACGGAGCTAAGAAATCAATACCACGCCAATATTGCACAGAAGACATCATTTTGTCCTTTGTTGACTCATCTCCAGTAGAGACAGGCCCTGATAAAAtgcatttagaaaaaaattcaatatccAATGTGAAGAATCATTCTGATCAAGAAACTGTACCCGCAGCCAGTAACAATCTTCTAGAGACTAAAGCCACAAAGGACCAAATGACAATAGTTAGGGAATCTTTTCCAGAACCTGCACTAGGAAAAAACTGTGACGTATCTGCAGATGGGCTTCAGAGGGGTTCGAATGGTAAAATAACAGCAGCTCAAGGGTCTGGGCAAGATGGCAATACTGAGCAGGTACAGAAGACATTTTCTGTAGACTGGGACAATCTTGCACAAGCTGAAACTGGGGATAAAACCTTGTCCTTGTCTCTGACTGATTCACTAACCAGAGCAGCAACAGACATGGATAGCCAACTTAAGCATCACCTTGTTATGAGCCACCACCATGACAAAGTGCCTGGGCATAGTTGCTATGAATCAGAGCTAACAACTATAAATTCACTCAGTGAAAAGCATTCTGAGCAAGAAAGTGATTTTGCATCAGGTATTTCTACCAAAAGTGCCTCTGATGACAGAAGGACAGAGGAGACCCGAGCAAGTACAGAGGAGGTGTCACTAAAAG aatcttcACCAAGTGATGACTCCATCATTTCACCATTTAGTGAGGACTCTCAGGCTGATGACGATGTTTTTGTGTCTCCAAACAAACCTCGAACAACTGAGGACCTCTTTGCAGTCATTCACAG ATCAAAGAGGAAAGTGCTGGGCAGGAAAGATTCCGGGGACATCTCTGTACGAAATAAAGCAAGAGCTTTTCCTGgcggcagcagcaacagcagcgcTGCGGCCCCCAGCAACACCCTGTCACCCAGCGGCAATGTGGCCACTCCAGCGAACAGCCAGAGATCTCCCGGGCTGATCTATCGAAATGCCAAGAAGTCCAACACATCTAACGAGGAGTTTAAGCTGCTGCTTCTTAAAAAAGGCAGTCGGTCTGATTCCAGCTACCGAATGTCTGCCACAGAAATCCTGAAGAGCCCCATCTTGCCCAAATCCCCCGGGGAGCTCCCCCTGGattcccctcccagcatggaGGAGCCTCCGCAGGCGTCGTCGGGGGCAGAAGCCTTGTCCCCGCTCTCGCCGTGCTCCCCAAGAGTTAACGCGGAAGGGTTTTCCGCCAAGAATTTTCCCATGTCGGCTTCGTCTCGGGTTGGACGTTCCCGGGCGCCCCCTGCGGCCAGCAGCAGCCGGTACAGTGTCCGCTGCAGGTTATACAATACCCCCATGCAAGCCATCTCCGAAGGAGAGACTGAGAACTCCGACGGCAGCCCTCATGACGACAGGTCCTCCCAGAGTTCCACATAG
- the NHS gene encoding actin remodeling regulator NHS isoform X4, whose amino-acid sequence MLGQRPKNPIHNIPSTLDKQTNWSKALPLPTPEEKMKQDAQVISSCIIPINVTGVGFDREASIRCSLVHSQSVLQRRRKLRRRKTISGIPRRVQQEIDSDESPVARERNVIVHANPDFSSNINRRSGTRDSECQTEEILIAAPSRRRIRAQRGQSIVASLSHSAGNISVLADNGNTMFTTAVSSRIRSRSLPREGARGSDAEHNIGAKTSAYEEETFMDNQERIPNKNTDAMSSQGSQEHQPSLGLTCSQHLHSPQHKSNERGRSRLSRMADSGSCEISSNSDTFGSPIHSISTAGVLLSSHMDQKDDHQSSSGNWSGSSSTCPSQTSETIPPAASPPLTGSSHCDSELSLNIAPNANEDSSVFVTENYNDHLDKVRGHRASSFTSTVADLLDDPNNSNTSDSEWNYLHHHHDASCRQDFSPEHPKADSLGCPSFTSMATYDSFLEKSPSDKADTSSHFSVDTEGYYTSMHFDCGLKGNKSYMCHYAATGPDSGQGTGVPPTFSDCTWQDYLDHRRHGRPSISFKKPKAKPAPPKRSSSLRKSDGSADIPEKKEPKISSGQHLPHSSREMKLPLEFSNTTSRMESIALTGKQEHSWMNQSDHGIKEPHLDTGDIPSFKDEGAESTHYADLWLLNDLKTNDPYRSLSNSSTATGTTVIECIKSPESSESQTSQSESRATTPSLPSVDNEFKLASPEKLAGLASPSSGYSSQSETPTSSFPTAFFSGPLSPGGSKRKPKVPERKSSLQHPSPKDGTMSLSKDLELPIIPPTHLDLSALHNVLNKPYHSRHPIHAFTHCKQNLVGETLNTIPPPSLAITPTVLKSVNLRSVNKSDEIKQKDDDNSELPYLQESTIMVATLSPSKTRPHGAKKSIPRQYCTEDIILSFVDSSPVETGPDKMHLEKNSISNVKNHSDQETVPAASNNLLETKATKDQMTIVRESFPEPALGKNCDVSADGLQRGSNGKITAAQGSGQDGNTEQVQKTFSVDWDNLAQAETGDKTLSLSLTDSLTRAATDMDSQLKHHLVMSHHHDKVPGHSCYESELTTINSLSEKHSEQESDFASGISTKSASDDRRTEETRASTEEVSLKESSPSDDSIISPFSEDSQADDDVFVSPNKPRTTEDLFAVIHRSKRKVLGRKDSGDISVRNKARAFPGGSSNSSAAAPSNTLSPSGNVATPANSQRSPGLIYRNAKKSNTSNEEFKLLLLKKGSRSDSSYRMSATEILKSPILPKSPGELPLDSPPSMEEPPQASSGAEALSPLSPCSPRVNAEGFSAKNFPMSASSRVGRSRAPPAASSSRYSVRCRLYNTPMQAISEGETENSDGSPHDDRSSQSST is encoded by the exons ATGTTAGGACAGAGGCCGAAAAATCCAATACATAATATCCCTTCAACACTGGATAAGCAAACCAACTGGAGCAAAGCACTACCTCTCCCAACaccagaggaaaaaatgaaacaagatgCTCAAGTGATTTCTTCCTGTATTATCCCCATCAATGTCACGG GAGTTGGTTTTGACAGAGAGGCCAGTATACGCTGCTCTCTTGTTCATTCACAATCTGTACTACAGCGGAGACGAAAATTGAGGAGGCGGAAAACCATCTCTGGCATCCCCAGAAGAGTGCAACAAGAAATAG ATTCTGATGAATCGCCAGTGGCCAGGGAGCGGAATGTGATTGTGCATGCAAATCCAGACTTCTCCAGTAATATCAATAGGAGGTCGGGCACCAGGGATTCTGAATGCCAAACTGAGGAGATTCTCATTGCTGCTCCATCCAGAAGGAGAATCAGAGCGCAGAGAGGACAGAGCATTGTAGCTTCACTTTCTCATTCTGCTGGCAACATTTCGGTGTTGGCAGACAACGGCAACACCATGTTTACTACTGCGGTGAGCAGCCGCATTCGATCACGGAGTCTTCCCCGTGAGGGTGCTAGAGGCAGTGATGCTGAGCATAACATTGGTGCTAAAACCTCAGCCTATGAAGAGGAGACGTTTATGGACAACCAGGAAAGGATACCAAACAAGAATACCGATGCCATGAGCAGCCAAGGTTCACAGGAACACCAGCCCTCCTTGGGATTAACCTGCTCTCAACACCTCCACAGCCCCCAGCACAAGTCAAATGAAAGAGGGAGGTCAAGGTTGTCCAGGATGGCTGATTCCGGGAGCTGCGAAATTTCATCCAATTCCGACACCTTTGGGAGCCCAATTCACTCCATCTCCACAGCTGGAGTTCTCCTTAGCAGCCACATGGATCAGAAGGATGATCACCAGTCATCCAGTGGCAATTGGAGTGGGAGCAGCTCCACATGCCCCTCCCAAACCTCAGAAACCATACCCCCTGCCGCTTCTCCTCCACTGACTGGCTCTTCACACTGTGACTCGGAGTTGTCATTGAACATAGCCCCTAACGCCAATGAAGACTCGAGTGTCTTTGTGACAGAAAACTATAACGACCATCTGGATAAAGTGCGGGGCCATCGGGCAAGCTCCTTCACTTCCACGGTTGCAGACCTGCTCGATGACCCCAACAACAGTAACACCAGTGACAGCGAGTGGAACTACCTGCATCACCATCATGATGCCTCATGCCGCCAGGATTTTAGCCCGGAGCATCCCAAGGCAGACAGCTTGGGCTGCCCAAGCTTCACAAGTATGGCCACTTACGATAGCTTTCTAGAAAAATCGCCATCTGACAAAGCAGATACTAGCTCTCATTTTTCAGTGGATACTGAGGGATATTACACCTCCATGCACTTTGACTGTGGTCTCAAAGGTAATAAGAGTTACATGTGCCACTATGCAGCCACAGGCCCTGACAGTGGCCAGGGCACTGGTGTTCCTCCCACCTTCTCAGACTGTACTTGGCAGGACTACCTGGACCACAGGAGGCATGGAAGGCCAAGCATCTCTTTCAAGAAACCAAAGGCAAAGCCAGCCCCACCAAAACGCAGTTCATCTTTGAGGAAGTCTGATGGAAGTGCTGACATTCCTGAAAAGAAAGAACCAAAGATAAGCAGTGGGCAGCACCTGCCTCACAGTTCCAGGGAAATGAAATTGCCCCTTGAGTTCTCTAACACCACGTCTCGAATGGAAAGTATTGCTTTAACCGGCAAACAGGAACATTCCTGGATGAACCAGAGTGACCATGGAATAAAGGAGCCTCATTTGGACACTGGAGACATTCCATCATTCAAAGATGAAGGTGCTGAATCAACTCATTATGCAGATCTCTGGCTTCTAAATGACTTGAAAACTAATGATCCTTATAGGTCATTATCCAATTCGAGCACTGCTACAGGTACCACTGTCATTGAATGCATCAAATCACCAGAGAGTTCAGAATCGCAAACATCCCAATCTGAATCTAGAGCCACtactccatccctcccttctgtCGACAATGAGTTTAAATTAGCTTCTCCAGAGAAGTTGGCGGGCTTAGCATCGCCTTCGAGTGGCTACTCAAGCCAGTCTGAAACCCCAACCTCTTCTTTCCCCACAGCTTTCTTTTCTGGACCATTGTCTCCTGGAGGTAGTAAGAGAAAGCCAAAAGTCCCGGAAAGGAAATCCTCCCTTCAACACCCCTCTCCAAAAGATGGAACTATGTCTTTAAGCAAAGATCTTGAACTTCCAATTATACCTCCTACCCATCTTGACCTAAGTGCTCTTCATAATGTCTTGAACAAGCCCTATCACAGTAGACATCCAATCCATGCATTTACTCATTGTAAGCAGAATTTGGTAGGAGAAACACTCAACACTATTCCCCCACCATCCCTTGCAATTACACCAACAGTCCTGAAATCTGTTAACCTTAGGTCAGTTAATAAGTCTGATGAAATTAAACAAAAGGACGACGATAACTCAGAGCTACCTTATTTACAGGAATCTACTATCATGGTGGCCACCTTGTCTCCAAGCAAAACAAGGCCACACGGAGCTAAGAAATCAATACCACGCCAATATTGCACAGAAGACATCATTTTGTCCTTTGTTGACTCATCTCCAGTAGAGACAGGCCCTGATAAAAtgcatttagaaaaaaattcaatatccAATGTGAAGAATCATTCTGATCAAGAAACTGTACCCGCAGCCAGTAACAATCTTCTAGAGACTAAAGCCACAAAGGACCAAATGACAATAGTTAGGGAATCTTTTCCAGAACCTGCACTAGGAAAAAACTGTGACGTATCTGCAGATGGGCTTCAGAGGGGTTCGAATGGTAAAATAACAGCAGCTCAAGGGTCTGGGCAAGATGGCAATACTGAGCAGGTACAGAAGACATTTTCTGTAGACTGGGACAATCTTGCACAAGCTGAAACTGGGGATAAAACCTTGTCCTTGTCTCTGACTGATTCACTAACCAGAGCAGCAACAGACATGGATAGCCAACTTAAGCATCACCTTGTTATGAGCCACCACCATGACAAAGTGCCTGGGCATAGTTGCTATGAATCAGAGCTAACAACTATAAATTCACTCAGTGAAAAGCATTCTGAGCAAGAAAGTGATTTTGCATCAGGTATTTCTACCAAAAGTGCCTCTGATGACAGAAGGACAGAGGAGACCCGAGCAAGTACAGAGGAGGTGTCACTAAAAG aatcttcACCAAGTGATGACTCCATCATTTCACCATTTAGTGAGGACTCTCAGGCTGATGACGATGTTTTTGTGTCTCCAAACAAACCTCGAACAACTGAGGACCTCTTTGCAGTCATTCACAG ATCAAAGAGGAAAGTGCTGGGCAGGAAAGATTCCGGGGACATCTCTGTACGAAATAAAGCAAGAGCTTTTCCTGgcggcagcagcaacagcagcgcTGCGGCCCCCAGCAACACCCTGTCACCCAGCGGCAATGTGGCCACTCCAGCGAACAGCCAGAGATCTCCCGGGCTGATCTATCGAAATGCCAAGAAGTCCAACACATCTAACGAGGAGTTTAAGCTGCTGCTTCTTAAAAAAGGCAGTCGGTCTGATTCCAGCTACCGAATGTCTGCCACAGAAATCCTGAAGAGCCCCATCTTGCCCAAATCCCCCGGGGAGCTCCCCCTGGattcccctcccagcatggaGGAGCCTCCGCAGGCGTCGTCGGGGGCAGAAGCCTTGTCCCCGCTCTCGCCGTGCTCCCCAAGAGTTAACGCGGAAGGGTTTTCCGCCAAGAATTTTCCCATGTCGGCTTCGTCTCGGGTTGGACGTTCCCGGGCGCCCCCTGCGGCCAGCAGCAGCCGGTACAGTGTCCGCTGCAGGTTATACAATACCCCCATGCAAGCCATCTCCGAAGGAGAGACTGAGAACTCCGACGGCAGCCCTCATGACGACAGGTCCTCCCAGAGTTCCACATAG